The genome window CCATCAGGCACCGCCTCATTACTATTTCGACCATTTCCCCATGCTCGCCCAACAAAAACAACAGATCGTTGCCCTGTTCCAGGCCGCCCTCGCGCCGATCGTCGCCGGCACCGACCTGACGCCCACGCAGCAACAGCTGAACATCGTGCTCGAGCGCCCGCGCGACCCCTCGCACGGCGACGTCGCCTGCAACATCGCCATGCAACTGGCCAAGCCGCTCAAGACCAACCCGCGCGAACTGGCGACCCGCCTGGTCGCCGCCCTGCTGGCCGATCCCGCGGCCCAGGGCCTGGTCGAATCGGCAGACGTGGCCGGCCCCGGCTTCATCAACCTGCGCGTGGCCGCCGGCGCCAAGCAGGCGGTGGTGCGCACTATCCTCGAGCAGGGCGAGGCCTTCGGCCGCGGCGCCTCGGGCGAGGGCCACCACGTGATCATCGAATTCGTCTCGGCCAACCCGACCGGCCCGCTGCACGTCGGCCACGGCCGCCAGGCCGCGCTGGGCGACGCCCTGTCCTCGCTGTTCGAGTCCCAGGGCCACCAGGTGACCCGCGAGTTCTACTACAACGACGCCGGCGTGCAGATCGCCACCCTGGCCACCTCGGTGCAGGCGCGCGCGCGCGGCCTCAAGCCCGGCGACGCCGGCTGGCCCGAGTCGGCCTACAACGGCGACTACATCGCCGACATCGCCGACGACTACCTGGCGAAGAAGACCGTCTCGGCCAGCGACGGCGCGCCGGCCACCGCCAGCGGCGACGTCGAGGACATCGAATCGATCCGCCGCTTCGCCGTGACCTACCTGCGCAACGAGCAGGACCAGGACCTGCAGGCCTTCGGCGTCAAGTTCGACAACTACTACCTCGAGTCCTCGCTCTACGCCGACGGCAAGGTCGAAGCGGCGGTCCAGGCCCTGGTTGACGCCGGCAAGACCTACGAGCAGGAAGGCGCGCTCTGGCTCAAGACCACCGAGTACGGTGACGACAAGGACCGCGTGATGCGCAAGTCCGACGGCACCTATACCTATTTCGTGCCGGACGTGGCCTACCACATCCAGAAGTTCCGCCGCGGCTTCGACCAGGCCATCAACGTCCAGGGCAGCGACCACCACGGCACCATCGCGCGCGTGCGCGCCGGCCTGCAGGCGGTCGGCATCGGCATCCCCCAGGGCTACCCCGACTACGTGCTGCACAAGATGGTCACCGTCATGAAGAACGGCGAGGAGGTCAAGATCTCCAAGCGCGCCGGCTCCTACGTGACCGTGCGCGACCTGATCGAATGGTCGGGCAATGGCGACATCACCCGCGGCCGCGACGCCGTGCGTTTCTTCCTGATCTCGCGCAAGGCCGACACCGAGTTCGTGTTCGACGTTGACGTGGCGCTCCAGACCGGCG of Massilia sp. KIM contains these proteins:
- the argS gene encoding arginine--tRNA ligase; translated protein: MLAQQKQQIVALFQAALAPIVAGTDLTPTQQQLNIVLERPRDPSHGDVACNIAMQLAKPLKTNPRELATRLVAALLADPAAQGLVESADVAGPGFINLRVAAGAKQAVVRTILEQGEAFGRGASGEGHHVIIEFVSANPTGPLHVGHGRQAALGDALSSLFESQGHQVTREFYYNDAGVQIATLATSVQARARGLKPGDAGWPESAYNGDYIADIADDYLAKKTVSASDGAPATASGDVEDIESIRRFAVTYLRNEQDQDLQAFGVKFDNYYLESSLYADGKVEAAVQALVDAGKTYEQEGALWLKTTEYGDDKDRVMRKSDGTYTYFVPDVAYHIQKFRRGFDQAINVQGSDHHGTIARVRAGLQAVGIGIPQGYPDYVLHKMVTVMKNGEEVKISKRAGSYVTVRDLIEWSGNGDITRGRDAVRFFLISRKADTEFVFDVDVALQTGDENPVYYVQYAHARICSALANWGGDVAALAQADLSPLTESHESQLLAKLSAYPDMLQRALVELGPHQVAFYLRELAGELHSYYFAHKWLLDDNESLKLARLALAAAVRQVLRNGLALIGVSAPEKM